In the Acanthopagrus latus isolate v.2019 chromosome 23, fAcaLat1.1, whole genome shotgun sequence genome, one interval contains:
- the LOC119014759 gene encoding E3 ubiquitin/ISG15 ligase TRIM25-like yields MAAKAVQLERETFSCSICLDLLTDPVAIPCGHSYCMNCIKGFWDEKEEKKTNSCPQCRQSFTPRPALVKNTMLAALVEELRKTEPQAAPADLCYAGPEDVACDVCTGRQLKALKSCLVCLVSYCEKHLQQHYDVVQLKKHKLVDPSEKLQENICSRHDEVMKIFCRTDQRCICYLCSMDEHKGHDTVSAAAERAEKQRELEVSRQNIQQRIQGREEDVKVLQQEVEAISRSADKAVDDSEKMFSELIRLIQKRSSDVTQLVRLQQKTKVSDVRELQEKLEQEITELKRRDAELEKLSHTEDHNHFLHNYPSLSQLSQATHSSRIKILPLRYFEDVTAAVSEVRDKLQNILREEWPKILEKVAKVLVLVSQPQPKTRADFLKYSREITLEPNTAHRKLLLSDGNRKASSTPLNQPYPSHPDRFTGWHQVLSKESLTGRCYWEVECGWGRVGIAVAYNSITRAGRLDECEFGGNDKSWALYCHQNCFKSWYNNVRTLVSGPRSSRVGVYLDHSAGILSFYRITETMTLLHRVHTMFTQPLHAGLWIRESFGGNAEIRKLK; encoded by the coding sequence ATGGCGGCGAAAGCTGTCCAGCTGGAGCGGGAAACCTTCTCCTGTTCGATCTGTTTGGATCTACTGACGGATCCAGTGGCTATTCCTTGCGGACACAGCTACTGCATGAACTGTATTAAAGGCTTCTGggatgaaaaggaagagaagaaaaccaacagctgccctcagtgcaggCAGAGCTTCACACCGAGGCCTGCCCTGGTGAAAAACACCATGTTGGCGGCTTtagtggaggagctgaggaagacTGAACCCCaggctgctcctgctgatctcTGCTATGCTGGACCTGAGGACGtggcctgtgatgtctgcactggGAGACAGCTGAAAGCCCTCAAATCCTGTCTGGTCTGCCTGGTGTCTTACTGCGAGAAACACCTCCAACAGCACTATGACGTGGTTcaattaaagaaacacaagctggtggaCCCCTCcgagaagctccaggagaacatctgctctcgtcacGACGAGGTGATGAAGATATTCTGCCGCACTGATCAGCGgtgtatctgttatctctgctccaTGGATGAACACAAAGGCCACGACacagtttcagctgcagcagagagggcggagaagcagagagagctCGAGGTGAGCCGacaaaacatccagcagagaatccagggcagagaggaggatgtgaaGGTGcttcagcaggaggtggaggccatcagccgctctgctgataaagcagtggaCGACAGTGAGAAGATGTTCTCCGAGCTGATCCGTCTCATACAGAAGAGAAGCTCGGATGTGACGCAGCTGGTGAGATTGCAGCAGAAGACTAAAGTGAGTGACGTCAgagagcttcaggagaagctggagcaggagatcactgagctgaagaggagagacgctgagctggagaagctctcacacacagaggatcacaaccactttctacacaactacccctcactgtcaCAACTCAGCCAGGCTACACACTCATCCCGCATCAAAATCCTTCCTCTGAGgtactttgaggatgtgacagcgGCCGTGTCAGAGGTCAGGGATAAACTGCAGAACATTTTGAGGGAAGAATGGCCGAAAATCTTAGAGAAAGTAGCTAAGGTGTTAGTTTTGGTGTCACAACCACAGCCCaagaccagagctgacttcttaaaatattcacgtgaaatcacactggagccaaacacagcacacaggaaGCTGTTATTATCTGATGGGAACAGAAAAGCAAGTAGCACGCCTCTAAATCAGCCTTATCCCAGTCACCCAGACAGGTTCACTGGATGGCATCAGGTCCTGAGTAAAGAGAGTCTGACTGGgcgttgttactgggaggtggagtgcGGATGGGGAAGAGTTGGTATAGCTGTTGCATACAACAGTATCACCAGAGCAGGGAGGTTGGATGAATGTGAATTTGGAGGAAATGACAAATCTTGGGCGTTATACTGTCACCAAAACTGTTTTAAGTCTTGGTACAACAATGTTAGAACTCTAGTCTCAGGTCCTCGGTCCTCCAGAGTCggagtgtacctggatcacagtgcaggtattctgtcgTTCTACAGGATCACTGAgaccatgactctcctccacagagtccacaCCATGTTCACTCAGCCTCTCCATGCTGGACTTTGGATTCGGGAGTCTTTTGGAGGCAATGCTGAGATCCGCAAACTCAAGTAG